From a region of the Burkholderia lata genome:
- a CDS encoding BON domain-containing protein, translated as MKVLQRGLIATVAALGIVAVAGTARAASDPASTTVASGAPADKVRRADDRRLTRRVSAALARTRGLNATRIVVRARSGVVTLRGGVSDGQQAAMAVEAARQVDGVTQVTNQLRLGEQMP; from the coding sequence ATGAAAGTATTGCAACGTGGATTGATCGCGACCGTCGCGGCACTCGGCATCGTGGCCGTAGCCGGCACCGCGCGAGCCGCATCGGACCCGGCGTCGACAACCGTTGCCAGCGGGGCACCGGCGGACAAAGTGCGCCGAGCTGACGACCGGCGCCTGACACGTCGCGTCAGTGCGGCACTCGCACGCACGCGCGGGCTGAATGCGACGCGCATCGTGGTGCGTGCCCGGAGCGGCGTCGTGACGCTGCGTGGCGGCGTGAGCGACGGTCAGCAGGCCGCGATGGCCGTGGAGGCGGCCCGGCAAGTGGACGGCGTGACGCAGGTGACGAATCAGCTTCGCCTGGGCGAGCAGATGCCGTGA
- a CDS encoding 2-keto-4-pentenoate hydratase, producing MTQQATHDLAVRLAAGWQHGIAFNALPSDLVPADADAAYAVQAQVLAARSTAIGAWKVGAKQPDGPIQGAPLPDDCRHASGVTLPRGAFRPLGLELEIAFRFGRDFAPRAAAYADDEVFDGIAQMGASIEIVASRFREWPDVAPVAQLADLQNHGALVLGEMTGYRDDFPFVAPAPAFSFDGQDIVGSAPGTNPAGDPRRLLPWLVNHASRRGIALPAGTVVTTGSYTGMFFPNAAGTAVGRIPGLPPVSVTLA from the coding sequence ATGACCCAACAAGCTACCCACGACCTCGCCGTCCGGCTCGCCGCCGGCTGGCAACACGGCATCGCGTTCAACGCACTGCCTTCGGACCTCGTCCCCGCCGATGCCGACGCCGCCTATGCGGTGCAGGCGCAAGTTCTCGCCGCGCGCAGCACCGCAATCGGCGCATGGAAGGTCGGCGCGAAGCAACCCGATGGCCCGATCCAGGGCGCACCGCTGCCGGACGACTGCCGCCATGCGAGCGGCGTCACGCTGCCGCGTGGCGCGTTCCGGCCGCTCGGCCTCGAACTGGAAATCGCGTTCCGCTTCGGCCGCGACTTCGCGCCGCGTGCGGCCGCCTATGCCGATGACGAAGTGTTCGACGGCATCGCGCAGATGGGCGCATCGATCGAGATCGTCGCGAGCCGCTTCCGCGAATGGCCGGACGTCGCCCCCGTCGCGCAACTCGCCGACCTGCAGAACCACGGCGCGCTCGTGCTCGGCGAGATGACCGGCTATCGCGACGATTTCCCGTTCGTCGCGCCGGCTCCCGCGTTTTCGTTCGACGGGCAGGACATCGTCGGCTCGGCACCGGGCACCAACCCCGCAGGCGATCCGCGCCGCCTGCTGCCGTGGCTCGTGAATCACGCGTCGCGGCGCGGCATCGCGCTGCCGGCCGGCACCGTCGTCACGACCGGCTCGTACACGGGGATGTTTTTCCCGAACGCGGCGGGCACGGCCGTCGGCCGCATACCGGGGTTGCCGCCCGTCAGCGTGACCCTCGCCTGA
- a CDS encoding MFS transporter: MKLFRATGIVLVMLCVMYFITYLDRVNVSTAAAGFGREFGLNKTEIGLVFSAFAYPYLVFQIIGGWVSDRFGARRTLLACGLLWAVATLLTGMAGGLASLLAARLLLGLGEGATFPAATSAMSRWVPREKRGFAQGITHAFSRVGNAVAPAAVVAVMAVYGWRESFYICGVISIVWVVVWALVYTEHPKDHPRITQAELDALPPPKQKPANVPWGPLFRRMMPVTIVYFCYGWTLWLFLSWIPQYFLHSYDLDLKKSAVFASAVFFAGVIGDTLGGIVTDRVYARTGSLKRARSWMVSICMLLTLLSLLPLLFTHHLYVSMACLAAGFFFAEMTIGPMWAVPMDIAPEYSGTASGMMNSGSALAAILSPVISGFVIDRFGSWELPFIGSMVLMGVGVLLAFRMQPDSRFADAPAEQPAANRSPA; the protein is encoded by the coding sequence ATGAAGCTGTTCCGGGCGACCGGCATCGTGCTGGTGATGCTATGCGTGATGTACTTCATCACGTACCTCGATCGCGTGAACGTGAGCACGGCCGCCGCCGGGTTCGGCCGGGAATTCGGGCTGAACAAGACGGAGATCGGCCTCGTGTTTTCCGCGTTCGCGTATCCGTACCTCGTGTTCCAGATCATCGGCGGCTGGGTCAGCGACCGCTTCGGCGCGCGCCGCACGCTGCTCGCGTGCGGGCTGCTGTGGGCCGTCGCGACGCTGCTGACCGGCATGGCTGGCGGCCTCGCGTCGCTGCTCGCCGCGCGCCTGCTGCTCGGGCTCGGCGAAGGCGCGACGTTCCCGGCGGCCACGTCGGCGATGTCGCGCTGGGTGCCGCGCGAGAAACGCGGCTTCGCGCAGGGCATCACGCATGCGTTCTCGCGGGTCGGCAACGCGGTCGCGCCGGCCGCCGTCGTCGCGGTGATGGCCGTGTACGGATGGCGCGAATCGTTCTACATCTGCGGCGTGATCAGCATCGTGTGGGTCGTGGTGTGGGCGCTCGTCTATACCGAACACCCGAAGGACCACCCGCGCATCACGCAGGCCGAACTCGATGCGCTGCCGCCGCCCAAGCAGAAGCCCGCGAACGTACCGTGGGGCCCGCTGTTCCGCCGGATGATGCCCGTCACGATCGTGTACTTCTGCTACGGCTGGACGCTGTGGCTGTTCCTCAGCTGGATTCCGCAGTACTTCCTGCACAGCTACGACCTCGACCTGAAGAAATCGGCCGTGTTCGCATCCGCGGTGTTCTTCGCGGGCGTGATCGGCGACACGCTCGGCGGCATCGTCACCGACCGCGTCTACGCACGCACCGGCAGCCTCAAGCGTGCGCGCAGCTGGATGGTGTCGATCTGCATGCTGCTCACGCTGCTGTCGCTGTTGCCGCTGCTGTTCACGCATCACCTGTACGTGTCGATGGCGTGCCTCGCGGCCGGCTTCTTCTTCGCCGAAATGACGATCGGGCCGATGTGGGCCGTGCCGATGGACATCGCGCCGGAATACTCGGGCACCGCGAGCGGGATGATGAATTCCGGCTCCGCGCTCGCGGCAATCCTGTCGCCGGTGATCTCCGGCTTCGTGATCGACCGCTTCGGCAGCTGGGAGCTGCCGTTCATCGGCAGCATGGTGCTGATGGGCGTGGGCGTGCTGCTCGCGTTCCGCATGCAGCCGGACAGCCGCTTCGCCGATGCCCCCGCCGAACAACCGGCCGCCAATCGCTCGCCGGCCTGA
- a CDS encoding GntR family transcriptional regulator: MQDLNDLEPVGTAPALPKLERQRLHDTVVEHLRKFIVEGVLTPGMRLNERELCETLGISRTPLREAFKVLAAEGLLVLSPNRGASVYRMSESEIRETFELMSGLEAFSGELACERITPAELAEIKALHYSMLACRMQNDLPGYYSRNQEIHDRINEAARNSALRATYQSINRRIMSMRFRSNQHVEKWDRAVHDHEEMIKALEARDGKALAAILRRHLLEKRDAVLLLHAEADA; the protein is encoded by the coding sequence ATGCAAGATTTGAATGATCTGGAGCCTGTCGGCACCGCGCCGGCATTGCCGAAACTGGAGCGGCAGCGGCTGCACGACACGGTCGTGGAGCACCTGCGCAAATTCATCGTCGAGGGCGTGCTCACGCCGGGCATGCGGCTGAACGAGCGCGAGCTGTGCGAGACGCTCGGCATCTCGCGCACGCCGCTGCGCGAGGCGTTCAAGGTGCTGGCGGCCGAGGGGCTGCTGGTGCTGTCGCCGAATCGCGGTGCGAGCGTGTACCGGATGAGCGAATCGGAGATCCGCGAGACCTTCGAGCTGATGTCGGGGCTGGAGGCGTTTTCAGGCGAGCTGGCGTGCGAGCGGATCACGCCCGCGGAGCTCGCGGAGATCAAGGCGCTGCATTACTCGATGCTCGCGTGCCGGATGCAGAACGACCTGCCCGGCTACTACAGCCGCAACCAGGAAATCCACGACCGCATCAACGAGGCCGCGCGCAACTCGGCGCTGCGCGCCACGTACCAGTCGATCAACCGCCGGATCATGTCGATGCGGTTCCGCTCGAACCAGCACGTCGAGAAGTGGGATCGCGCGGTGCACGATCACGAGGAGATGATCAAGGCGCTGGAGGCGCGCGACGGCAAGGCGCTCGCGGCGATCCTGCGGCGGCATCTGCTGGAGAAGCGCGACGCGGTGTTGCTGCTGCACGCGGAAGCGGACGCGTAG
- a CDS encoding pyridoxal-phosphate-dependent aminotransferase family protein codes for MLQLDFHPSGRHFLQIPGPSPVPDRILRAMSYPTIDHRGPEFGALGLKVLAGIKKIFKTTQPVVIYPASGTGAWEAALTNTLSAGDTVLMFETGHFATLWKKMAEALGLKPEFLGLPGIEGWRRGVQPDMIEARLRADTAHDIKAVCVVHNETSTGVTSDIAAVRRAIDAAGHPALLMVDTISGLASADYRHDEWGVDVTVSGSQKGLMLPPGISFNAVSPKALAASEHATLPRAFWGWHEIIEANRNGYWPYTPNTNLLYGLAEALDMILGEGLDNVFARHQRLAEATRRAVRAWGLEIQCADPAVYSPVLTGVMMPDGVDADAVRKLIYERFDMSLGQALGKMRGKMFRIGHLGDCNDLTLMATLAGCEMGLKLAGVPVAASGVVAAMDYLATNTHTPALRAAA; via the coding sequence ATGCTGCAACTCGACTTCCACCCGTCCGGCCGCCATTTCCTGCAGATTCCGGGGCCGAGCCCGGTGCCCGACCGCATCCTGCGGGCGATGAGCTATCCGACCATCGACCACCGTGGCCCCGAATTCGGTGCGCTCGGCCTCAAGGTGCTGGCCGGCATCAAGAAGATCTTCAAGACCACGCAGCCGGTGGTCATCTATCCGGCGTCGGGTACCGGCGCATGGGAAGCCGCGCTGACCAACACGCTGAGCGCCGGCGACACCGTGCTGATGTTCGAAACGGGCCACTTCGCGACGCTGTGGAAAAAGATGGCCGAGGCGCTCGGCCTGAAGCCCGAGTTCCTCGGACTGCCGGGCATCGAAGGCTGGCGCCGCGGCGTGCAGCCCGACATGATCGAAGCGCGCCTGCGCGCCGACACCGCGCACGACATCAAGGCCGTGTGCGTGGTGCACAACGAAACCTCCACCGGCGTCACCTCCGACATCGCGGCCGTGCGCCGCGCGATCGACGCGGCCGGCCACCCGGCGCTGCTGATGGTCGACACGATCTCGGGGCTCGCATCCGCCGACTATCGCCATGACGAATGGGGCGTCGACGTCACCGTGTCGGGTTCACAGAAAGGGCTGATGCTGCCGCCGGGCATCAGCTTCAACGCGGTGTCGCCGAAGGCGCTCGCCGCGAGCGAGCACGCGACGCTGCCGCGCGCGTTCTGGGGCTGGCACGAGATCATCGAAGCGAACAGGAACGGCTACTGGCCGTACACGCCGAACACCAACCTGCTGTACGGCCTCGCCGAAGCGCTCGACATGATCCTCGGCGAAGGGCTCGACAACGTGTTCGCGCGCCACCAGCGGCTCGCGGAAGCGACGCGCCGCGCGGTGCGCGCCTGGGGCCTCGAGATCCAGTGCGCGGACCCGGCCGTCTACAGCCCCGTGCTGACCGGCGTGATGATGCCCGACGGCGTCGACGCGGACGCCGTGCGCAAGCTGATCTACGAACGCTTCGACATGTCGCTCGGCCAGGCGCTCGGCAAGATGCGCGGCAAGATGTTCCGCATCGGCCATCTCGGCGACTGCAACGACCTCACGCTGATGGCCACGCTCGCCGGTTGCGAGATGGGGCTGAAGCTCGCCGGCGTGCCGGTGGCCGCGAGCGGCGTCGTCGCGGCGATGGACTATCTCGCCACCAACACGCACACGCCCGCGCTGCGCGCGGCGGCCTGA
- a CDS encoding porin — protein sequence MRKFAWMALLGALPGISVAQSSVTLYGQIGGGIRWTNGMQGGSAVGFNNNLISGNDFGIRGKEDLGGGFKALFVLDGAFSSGTGALKTSGTLFSQAAYVGVTGGFGRLTLGRQFNAATDFGIIVDPAGGRGQSLAIEPGVLWSGNPFTLDSRFNNTIKYIGELGGLRVAASYSPGGVAGNTRAGTNFSAAAMYQYQTVLGGASYSKTYSADATQSAQTWMAGGTWQIGAGRLYASYSALDISSANPSRPHRRDKIPSLGIVYQATPFLQFTAGMYDDIGRNLGNRRDADGHKLTTYAVVEYFLSKRTEIYAEFDRNGFSGAYRTDPTNIAAIGLRPGGGGMTGASIGLMTKF from the coding sequence ATGAGGAAATTCGCATGGATGGCGTTGCTCGGCGCATTGCCGGGCATCAGCGTGGCGCAGTCGAGCGTGACCCTCTATGGGCAGATCGGCGGCGGGATTCGATGGACCAACGGCATGCAGGGCGGGAGCGCCGTGGGGTTCAACAACAACCTGATCTCGGGTAACGATTTCGGCATTCGCGGCAAAGAGGATCTGGGCGGCGGGTTCAAGGCGCTGTTCGTGCTCGACGGCGCCTTCAGCAGCGGCACGGGCGCACTGAAAACGTCCGGTACGCTGTTTTCACAGGCGGCCTACGTGGGCGTGACGGGCGGCTTCGGGCGCCTGACGCTCGGGCGCCAGTTCAACGCGGCGACCGACTTCGGGATCATCGTGGATCCGGCCGGTGGGCGCGGCCAGTCGCTCGCCATCGAGCCCGGTGTGCTGTGGAGCGGTAATCCGTTCACGCTCGATTCCCGCTTCAACAACACGATCAAATACATCGGCGAACTGGGCGGCCTGCGTGTCGCGGCGAGCTATTCGCCCGGCGGTGTTGCTGGCAATACGCGTGCCGGAACCAATTTTTCGGCTGCGGCGATGTACCAGTACCAGACGGTGCTCGGTGGTGCGTCCTACTCGAAGACGTACAGCGCCGACGCGACGCAGTCCGCGCAGACCTGGATGGCGGGCGGGACCTGGCAGATCGGTGCCGGCCGGCTCTATGCGAGCTACTCGGCCCTCGACATTTCGAGCGCGAATCCGAGCCGGCCGCATCGTCGCGACAAGATCCCGTCGCTGGGTATCGTCTATCAGGCCACGCCGTTCCTGCAGTTCACGGCAGGCATGTACGACGACATCGGCCGCAATCTCGGCAACCGGCGCGATGCGGACGGGCACAAGCTCACGACGTATGCGGTCGTCGAGTACTTCCTGTCGAAGCGTACCGAGATCTATGCGGAGTTCGATCGAAACGGCTTCTCCGGCGCGTACCGCACCGATCCGACCAATATCGCGGCCATCGGCTTGCGGCCCGGCGGCGGTGGCATGACGGGTGCATCGATCGGCCTGATGACGAAGTTCTGA
- a CDS encoding porin: protein MKKILFALPLAAAATAHAQSSVTLYGIVEDGVDYVSNVQGKHLVQLASGVTAGSRWGVRGTEDLGGGLSAIFRLESGFDINSGRLGSGLAFSRNAYVGLNDTKLGTLTLGRQWDSIVDYVEPFTLNGNIGGYYFAHPNDMDNTDNGFPISNAVKYRSPTIAGITFGGLYAFGGQPGRFSDNATFSVGASYAAGPVGFGIGYLRINNPGVSTQGYQNYPGFTNAIYGNYLDAARAQKVFGVGASYQVVQWLKVLADFTNTNFQQGSAGHDATFQNYELSTLVTPTPAVTIGAGYTYTTGRDHATNAEPKYHQFNLSVEYALSKRTSVYVMGAFQKAGGDAPVAQIAGFNPSGNQKQAVGRAGIRHAF, encoded by the coding sequence ATGAAAAAAATCCTGTTCGCGCTGCCGCTCGCCGCGGCCGCCACCGCCCACGCGCAAAGCAGCGTCACGCTGTACGGCATCGTCGAAGACGGTGTCGACTACGTATCGAACGTGCAGGGCAAGCATCTCGTGCAGCTCGCGTCGGGTGTGACTGCCGGCAGCCGCTGGGGTGTGCGCGGCACCGAGGATCTCGGCGGCGGCCTGAGCGCGATCTTCCGGCTCGAAAGCGGCTTCGACATCAACTCCGGCCGCCTCGGCAGCGGGCTCGCGTTCTCGCGCAATGCGTACGTCGGGCTGAACGATACGAAGCTCGGCACGCTCACGCTCGGCCGCCAGTGGGATTCGATCGTTGACTATGTCGAGCCGTTCACGCTGAACGGCAACATCGGCGGCTACTACTTCGCGCACCCGAACGACATGGACAACACCGACAACGGCTTCCCGATCTCGAACGCGGTGAAGTACCGCAGCCCGACGATCGCGGGCATCACGTTCGGCGGCCTCTACGCGTTCGGCGGGCAGCCCGGCCGCTTCTCGGACAACGCGACGTTCAGCGTCGGCGCGAGCTACGCGGCAGGCCCGGTCGGCTTCGGTATCGGCTATCTGCGGATCAACAACCCGGGCGTGTCGACGCAGGGCTACCAGAACTATCCGGGCTTCACGAATGCGATCTACGGCAACTACCTCGATGCGGCGCGTGCACAGAAGGTGTTCGGCGTGGGCGCGTCGTACCAGGTCGTGCAGTGGCTCAAGGTGCTGGCCGACTTCACGAACACGAACTTCCAGCAAGGCAGCGCGGGGCACGACGCGACATTCCAGAACTACGAGCTGTCGACGCTGGTCACGCCGACGCCGGCCGTGACGATCGGCGCGGGCTATACGTACACGACGGGCCGCGACCACGCGACGAATGCGGAGCCGAAGTATCACCAGTTCAACCTGAGCGTCGAATACGCGTTGTCCAAGCGCACGAGCGTCTACGTGATGGGCGCGTTCCAGAAAGCGGGCGGCGACGCGCCGGTCGCGCAGATCGCGGGTTTCAACCCGTCGGGCAACCAGAAACAGGCGGTGGGCCGCGCGGGTATCCGCCACGCGTTCTGA
- a CDS encoding FAD-binding and (Fe-S)-binding domain-containing protein: protein MTSAVSPSLVRPVHLVPSQGAALSPLFERLRRELRGDVYADRASRGRYATDASIYQIMPLGVVVPRDQDDLRIALDIARDRKIPVLARGAGTSQCGQTVGEALVVDNSKWLNRIVEFDAQARTVTVEPGIVLDHLNAWLKPHGLWFPVDVSTAAQCTIGGMAGNNSCGSRSIEYGNMVHNVLAIDAILADGSECRFGSLAQPVTDRRTLDLLHGVERIAKRERDELVERVPKVLRRVAGYNLDLFDCQNPRAYTDDGHANLAHLLVGSEGTLAYSRQITLKLAPLPAHKALGVVNFPTFYQAMDTAQHIVKLKPVAVELVDRTMIDLSMENPAFRPVIEQALVGQPQAILLVEFAGESRDAQLAQLDRLAELMADLGLPDSVVKMTDAGAQKALWDVRKAGLNIMMSMKGDGKPVSFIEDCAVPLEHLAEYTRRLTDVFHKHETEGTWYAHASVGTLHVRPILDMRRDGATRMREIAEEAAALVREYKGAYSGEHGDGLCRGEWVAWQYGPRLNAAFAEIKALFDPDNRFNPDKIVNPPRMDAREHFRFAPGYAALPLQPALDWSAWNVTRNPLTGDETAPGSGTDITHGLASAVEMCNNNGHCRKFDAGTMCPSYRVTRDEQHVTRGRANTLRLAVTGQLGADGLAGDDVKAALDLCVSCKGCKRDCPTGVDMARFKIEARHAWNRKHGTTLRERLVAYLPRYAPWAARMRGAIAFANGVPVVASWMKRWIGLAPQRALPAFARPFLAGAGAGAGAGAGATAGAGAGAGAGAGAGAGATSASQNGSAIREVLLFVDTFSNYQEPDNARAAQAVLEAAGYTVHFNVREGERPLCCGRTFLAAGLVDEAKAEAKRTLDTLRPYLERGVAIVGLEPSCLLSMRDEFLAYGYGDEAARLASHAFLFEEFLVREQETGRLSLPLHAIDAKEALVHGHCHQKAFGAFTPVQTVLRWIPGLKVSPVESSCCGMAGSFGYEAEHYDASQAMAELSLLPAVRARAEGAIVVADGTSCRHQIQDGAQTQAVHVAKVLAWALGNIPSR from the coding sequence ATGACATCCGCCGTCTCGCCTTCGCTGGTTCGCCCCGTTCATCTCGTGCCGTCGCAAGGCGCCGCGCTGTCGCCGCTGTTCGAGCGGCTGCGTCGCGAACTGCGCGGCGACGTCTACGCCGACCGCGCAAGCCGCGGCCGCTATGCGACCGACGCGTCGATCTACCAGATCATGCCGCTCGGCGTGGTCGTGCCGCGCGACCAGGACGACCTGCGGATCGCGCTCGACATCGCGCGCGACCGCAAGATCCCCGTGCTCGCGCGCGGCGCCGGCACGAGCCAGTGCGGGCAGACGGTCGGCGAGGCGCTCGTCGTCGACAACAGCAAGTGGCTGAACCGGATCGTCGAGTTCGACGCGCAGGCGCGCACCGTCACCGTCGAGCCCGGCATCGTGCTCGATCACCTGAACGCGTGGCTGAAGCCGCACGGGCTGTGGTTTCCGGTCGACGTGTCGACGGCCGCGCAATGCACGATCGGCGGGATGGCCGGCAACAACTCGTGCGGGTCGCGCTCGATCGAGTACGGCAACATGGTGCACAACGTGCTCGCGATCGACGCGATCCTCGCCGACGGCAGCGAATGCCGGTTCGGTTCGCTCGCGCAGCCCGTCACCGACCGCCGCACGCTCGACCTGCTGCACGGCGTCGAACGCATCGCGAAACGCGAGCGCGACGAGCTCGTCGAGCGCGTGCCGAAGGTGCTGCGCCGCGTGGCCGGCTACAACCTCGACCTGTTCGACTGCCAGAACCCGCGCGCGTATACCGACGACGGTCACGCGAATCTCGCGCACCTGCTCGTTGGCTCGGAAGGCACGCTCGCGTACAGCCGGCAGATCACGCTGAAGCTCGCGCCGCTGCCCGCGCACAAGGCGCTCGGCGTCGTGAACTTCCCGACCTTCTACCAGGCGATGGACACCGCGCAGCACATCGTGAAGCTGAAGCCGGTGGCGGTCGAGCTTGTCGATCGCACGATGATCGACCTGTCGATGGAGAACCCGGCGTTCCGCCCCGTGATCGAACAGGCGCTGGTCGGGCAGCCGCAAGCGATCCTGCTCGTCGAGTTCGCGGGCGAATCGCGCGACGCACAACTCGCGCAGCTCGACCGGCTCGCCGAACTGATGGCCGATCTCGGCCTGCCCGACAGCGTCGTGAAGATGACCGATGCCGGCGCGCAAAAGGCGCTGTGGGACGTGCGCAAGGCCGGGCTGAACATCATGATGAGCATGAAGGGCGACGGCAAGCCGGTGTCGTTCATCGAGGATTGCGCGGTGCCGCTCGAACACCTCGCCGAATACACGCGCCGCCTGACCGACGTGTTCCACAAGCACGAGACCGAAGGCACGTGGTACGCCCACGCGAGCGTCGGCACACTGCACGTGCGGCCGATTCTCGACATGCGGCGCGACGGCGCGACGCGCATGCGCGAGATCGCCGAAGAAGCCGCGGCGCTCGTGCGCGAGTATAAGGGCGCGTATTCGGGCGAACACGGCGACGGGCTGTGTCGCGGCGAATGGGTCGCGTGGCAGTACGGCCCGCGTCTGAACGCGGCGTTCGCGGAAATCAAGGCGCTGTTCGATCCTGACAACCGCTTCAACCCGGACAAGATCGTCAATCCGCCTCGCATGGATGCGCGTGAACACTTCCGCTTCGCGCCCGGCTATGCGGCGCTGCCGCTGCAACCGGCGCTCGACTGGTCGGCATGGAACGTCACGCGCAATCCGCTGACCGGCGACGAAACCGCCCCGGGCTCCGGCACCGACATCACACACGGGCTCGCGTCGGCCGTCGAGATGTGCAACAACAACGGCCACTGCCGCAAGTTCGACGCGGGCACGATGTGCCCGAGCTACCGCGTGACGCGCGACGAGCAGCACGTGACGCGCGGCCGTGCGAACACGCTGCGGCTGGCAGTGACGGGCCAGCTCGGCGCCGATGGCCTCGCCGGCGACGACGTGAAGGCCGCGCTCGACCTGTGCGTGTCGTGCAAGGGCTGCAAGCGCGATTGCCCCACCGGTGTCGACATGGCGCGCTTCAAGATCGAGGCGCGCCATGCGTGGAACCGCAAGCACGGCACGACGCTGCGTGAACGGCTCGTTGCGTATCTTCCGCGTTATGCGCCGTGGGCCGCGCGGATGCGTGGCGCGATCGCGTTCGCGAATGGCGTGCCGGTCGTCGCGTCGTGGATGAAGCGATGGATCGGGCTCGCGCCGCAGCGTGCGTTGCCTGCGTTTGCGCGGCCGTTTCTGGCGGGTGCGGGTGCGGGTGCGGGTGCGGGTGCGGGTGCCACTGCCGGTGCCGGTGCCGGTGCCGGTGCCGGTGCCGGTGCCGGTGCCGGTGCGACATCAGCATCGCAAAACGGCTCGGCCATCCGCGAAGTGCTGCTTTTCGTCGACACGTTCAGCAACTACCAGGAACCGGACAACGCGCGGGCCGCACAGGCCGTACTCGAAGCGGCCGGCTACACCGTGCATTTCAACGTGCGCGAAGGCGAACGGCCACTGTGCTGCGGTCGTACGTTCCTCGCGGCCGGGCTCGTCGACGAAGCAAAGGCCGAGGCGAAACGCACGCTCGATACGCTGAGGCCGTACCTCGAACGTGGCGTCGCGATCGTCGGGCTGGAGCCTTCGTGCCTGCTGTCGATGCGCGACGAGTTTCTGGCATACGGGTATGGCGACGAAGCCGCACGGCTCGCCAGCCATGCGTTCCTGTTCGAGGAGTTCCTCGTACGCGAGCAGGAGACCGGACGGTTGTCGCTGCCGTTGCATGCAATCGATGCGAAAGAAGCACTCGTCCACGGCCACTGCCATCAGAAGGCATTCGGCGCGTTCACGCCGGTGCAGACGGTGCTGCGCTGGATTCCGGGGCTGAAGGTGTCGCCGGTCGAATCGTCGTGCTGCGGGATGGCCGGCAGCTTCGGCTACGAAGCCGAGCACTACGACGCGTCGCAGGCGATGGCCGAACTGTCGCTGCTGCCGGCCGTGCGGGCGCGGGCCGAAGGCGCGATCGTCGTCGCGGACGGCACGAGTTGCCGGCATCAGATCCAGGACGGCGCGCAGACGCAGGCCGTGCATGTGGCGAAGGTGCTCGCGTGGGCGCTCGGCAATATCCCGTCACGCTAG
- a CDS encoding porin, translating into MPTHSNRNKSGRRHRLAPAVNRRLMSAVGASLIACTIADDAAAQSSVSLYGLADVYVGTQKSLGKPRAVAMNSGGFTTSFWGIGGREELGGGYALQFALEAFMRPSNGGAGRFSGDTFFGRNAYVGVATPSGVLRAGRNTTPYYISAVRFNPFSTSFGFSPALNQMYKGVAGQGLVGDNGWSNSVLVSTPGEHALQASLIYATGNEPGHAGANQWGGSVTYDGHRAFSATLAFQQAKFDRMPGDLNASIAGFTQQDAVLAGVGYDLTFVKFTAFYQYVHDAIDGGGLGTHSGQLGAAVPLGFGTVLASVMAAKSHGRDRPSRTTWALGYDYRLSKRTDVYVAYMRDRASAYGNGDSAGLGLRTAF; encoded by the coding sequence ATGCCTACTCATTCGAACCGGAACAAAAGCGGGCGACGTCACCGGCTCGCACCGGCAGTCAACCGCCGGCTGATGTCGGCCGTCGGCGCCTCGCTGATCGCCTGCACGATCGCCGACGACGCCGCGGCCCAGTCGTCCGTGTCGCTGTACGGGCTGGCCGACGTCTACGTCGGCACGCAAAAGAGTCTCGGCAAGCCGCGCGCGGTCGCGATGAATTCGGGCGGCTTCACGACGAGCTTCTGGGGGATCGGCGGCCGCGAGGAGCTCGGCGGCGGTTACGCGCTGCAGTTCGCGCTCGAAGCGTTCATGCGCCCGTCGAACGGCGGCGCCGGACGCTTCAGCGGCGATACGTTCTTCGGGCGCAATGCGTATGTCGGCGTCGCGACGCCGTCCGGCGTGCTGCGCGCCGGACGCAACACGACGCCGTATTACATCTCCGCCGTACGCTTCAACCCGTTCTCGACGTCGTTCGGCTTTTCACCGGCGCTGAACCAGATGTACAAGGGCGTAGCGGGGCAAGGCCTCGTCGGCGACAACGGCTGGAGCAATTCGGTGCTGGTTTCGACACCCGGCGAGCACGCGCTGCAGGCGAGCCTGATCTATGCGACCGGCAACGAGCCGGGCCACGCGGGCGCGAACCAGTGGGGCGGCAGCGTCACCTATGACGGGCACCGCGCGTTCAGTGCAACGCTCGCGTTCCAGCAGGCGAAATTCGACCGGATGCCCGGCGACCTGAACGCGTCCATCGCCGGCTTCACGCAGCAGGACGCCGTGCTGGCCGGCGTCGGCTACGACCTGACCTTCGTGAAGTTCACCGCGTTCTACCAGTACGTGCACGACGCGATCGACGGCGGCGGGCTCGGCACGCATAGCGGGCAACTGGGCGCGGCGGTGCCGCTCGGCTTCGGCACGGTGCTCGCATCGGTGATGGCCGCGAAAAGCCACGGCCGCGACCGCCCGTCGAGAACGACCTGGGCGCTCGGCTACGACTACCGGCTGTCGAAGCGGACCGACGTCTACGTCGCGTACATGCGCGACCGCGCGAGCGCCTACGGGAACGGCGATTCGGCCGGGCTCGGCCTGCGCACAGCGTTCTGA